In Rutidosis leptorrhynchoides isolate AG116_Rl617_1_P2 chromosome 2, CSIRO_AGI_Rlap_v1, whole genome shotgun sequence, one genomic interval encodes:
- the LOC139889070 gene encoding uncharacterized protein — MGRNKVVGPDQIPIEAWRCLGEDGVRENLGVRSIIDKLREGRIRWFGYVMRRPPLAPVRRVKELTVDGVGRRGRPSRRWEDKLRIDMNELLLTDDMTSDRDAWMARIRLAE; from the exons atggggagaaacaaagtGGTTGGTCCAGATCAGATTCCGatagaggcgtggcggtgccttGGAGAGGATGGTGTTAG GGAGAATCTTGGAGTCAGAAGCATCATTGACAAGCTAAGAGAAGGACGGATTCGATGGTTTGGGTATGTGATGAGGCGACCACCTTTAGCCCCAGTTAGGAGAGTCAAGGAACTCACGGTTGATGGCGTAGGGAGAAGGGGTAGACCTTCTCGTAGGTGGGAGGATAAATTAAGGATCGATATGAATGAGCTTTTGTTGACTgatgacatgacttctgatagggatgCGTGGATGGCTAGAATAAGACTAGCCGAGTAG